One window of the Shewanella cyperi genome contains the following:
- the murA gene encoding UDP-N-acetylglucosamine 1-carboxyvinyltransferase has protein sequence MDKLKIQASGALAGDVVISGAKNAALPILMAGVLAEGEFVVTNVPQLKDVDTSCKLLQCLGARVEQQDGTVRIDCADINHFVAPYELVKTMRASILILGPLLARYGKADVSLPGGCAIGARPVNLHLQGLEQMGAKIEVKEGYIKARVDGRLKGAHIFMDMVSVGATENLLMAAALADGETVIENAAREPEVIDLAHCLQAMGAKISGIGTATLKITGVEKLSGCHYRVMPDRIETGTFLVAAAVTRGSIRCLSADPGSMEAVLAKLEDAGAEITTGPDWIALDMKGQRPKAVNIKTAPYPAFPTDMQAQFCVLNSLAEGSANVTETIFENRFMHVPELMRMGADMELEGHTCIIHGVERLSGAQVMATDLRASASLVIAGLMADGVTIVDRIYHLDRGYEHIESKFSGLGGSVERIR, from the coding sequence GTGGATAAATTAAAGATTCAGGCAAGCGGAGCGCTTGCCGGCGATGTGGTGATCTCCGGTGCCAAGAATGCGGCCTTGCCGATTCTGATGGCCGGTGTACTAGCCGAAGGTGAGTTTGTGGTAACCAACGTACCGCAGCTCAAGGATGTGGACACCAGCTGCAAGTTATTGCAATGCCTGGGTGCCAGGGTAGAGCAGCAGGATGGCACAGTGCGCATCGACTGCGCCGATATCAACCATTTTGTGGCCCCCTATGAATTGGTGAAAACCATGCGGGCCTCGATCCTGATCCTGGGCCCCCTGTTGGCGCGCTACGGCAAGGCCGACGTATCCCTGCCCGGCGGCTGCGCCATAGGTGCCCGCCCGGTTAACCTGCACTTGCAGGGGCTGGAGCAAATGGGCGCCAAAATTGAGGTCAAGGAAGGCTATATCAAGGCGCGGGTTGATGGTCGCCTCAAGGGCGCCCACATCTTTATGGATATGGTCAGCGTCGGTGCCACCGAGAACCTGCTGATGGCCGCGGCCCTGGCAGACGGCGAGACCGTGATTGAGAACGCCGCCCGTGAACCTGAAGTCATAGATCTGGCTCACTGCCTGCAGGCCATGGGAGCCAAGATTTCCGGCATAGGCACAGCCACACTGAAAATTACCGGTGTTGAAAAGCTGAGCGGCTGCCACTACCGGGTCATGCCTGACAGAATTGAGACAGGTACCTTCCTGGTGGCTGCGGCCGTGACCCGCGGCAGCATTCGTTGCCTGTCGGCGGACCCGGGCTCCATGGAGGCGGTATTGGCCAAGTTGGAAGATGCAGGCGCCGAGATAACCACAGGGCCAGACTGGATAGCACTAGATATGAAAGGTCAGAGACCCAAGGCAGTTAACATCAAAACGGCGCCTTATCCCGCCTTTCCAACCGATATGCAGGCGCAGTTCTGTGTGCTCAACAGCTTGGCAGAGGGTTCTGCCAATGTGACCGAGACCATTTTTGAAAACCGCTTTATGCACGTGCCCGAGCTGATGCGCATGGGGGCGGATATGGAGCTGGAAGGTCATACCTGCATTATTCACGGAGTTGAGCGCTTGAGCGGTGCCCAGGTGATGGCCACCGATCTGCGCGCCTCAGCCAGCCTGGTGATCGCGGGTCTGATGGCCGATGGTGTGACCATAGTGGACCGCATCTATCACCTGGATCGCGGCTATGAACACATAGAGTCCAAATTTTCCGGTCTTGGCGGTTCGGTAGAAAGGATCCGCTGA
- a CDS encoding BolA family protein → MDCKQIEEILKAALQLEEVRVTTDGSHYQVLAVGECFEGMSRIKQQQAIYAPLMEQITSGALHALSIKTFTPTQWKREKVFNM, encoded by the coding sequence ATGGATTGCAAACAGATTGAAGAGATTTTGAAAGCCGCCCTGCAACTGGAAGAAGTGCGGGTGACCACCGACGGCAGCCATTACCAGGTTTTGGCCGTGGGTGAGTGCTTTGAAGGCATGAGCCGAATCAAACAACAACAGGCCATTTATGCCCCTCTGATGGAACAGATCACCAGCGGTGCCCTGCACGCCCTGTCAATCAAGACCTTCACGCCCACCCAGTGGAAGCGTGAAAAAGTCTTCAACATGTAA
- a CDS encoding STAS domain-containing protein, producing MIEFICDGDSCRIRGRLDSAEVRRLSDQKGDLLAASTGCLDLSELEYSDSAGIAFLLELWQGAASRGQALTLVNPAPQISKLIALYDLDVFFNEKTSK from the coding sequence GTGATCGAGTTTATCTGTGACGGTGACAGCTGCCGGATCAGGGGACGCCTGGATAGCGCTGAGGTCAGGCGTCTGAGTGACCAAAAAGGGGACTTGCTTGCTGCAAGCACAGGTTGCCTCGATTTGAGTGAACTCGAATACAGTGACAGTGCCGGCATCGCATTTTTGCTGGAATTGTGGCAAGGTGCCGCAAGTCGTGGCCAAGCCCTGACGCTGGTCAATCCTGCGCCACAGATCAGCAAGCTGATCGCTCTGTACGATTTAGACGTCTTTTTCAATGAAAAGACCAGTAAATGA
- a CDS encoding MlaC/ttg2D family ABC transporter substrate-binding protein produces MFKVVLGLIMSLWLGLAQAAEVNTMDPYAMVREVSNNTFDRFNRDHDLIEANQDHLKVIVREELMPYIDYKYASYKVLGQYLKETTEDQRNRFVAAFEEYLVATYAQAFTEYTNQAVEFSPTADFAAEKMVEVNVQIIEKGRPPIKLLFKVRRLKDDSWKAFDLVAEGVSLLSSKQSEIGNIIRQQGIEAVINMLKEKAIAKVTRKDKVEKVAAQ; encoded by the coding sequence ATGTTTAAAGTCGTACTTGGCCTGATAATGAGTCTGTGGCTGGGCCTGGCCCAGGCCGCTGAGGTCAACACCATGGACCCCTACGCCATGGTGCGTGAGGTATCCAACAATACTTTTGATCGTTTCAACCGCGATCACGATCTGATTGAGGCAAATCAGGATCACCTCAAGGTGATAGTGCGTGAAGAGCTGATGCCCTACATTGATTACAAGTATGCGTCATACAAGGTGCTGGGTCAGTATCTGAAAGAGACCACCGAAGACCAGCGCAATCGTTTCGTGGCGGCGTTCGAGGAATACCTGGTGGCAACCTATGCCCAGGCCTTCACCGAATACACCAATCAGGCGGTGGAGTTTTCCCCGACTGCCGACTTTGCCGCCGAGAAAATGGTTGAGGTCAATGTGCAGATCATTGAGAAAGGCCGTCCGCCAATCAAGCTGCTGTTCAAGGTACGTCGCTTGAAGGATGACAGCTGGAAGGCATTTGACCTGGTGGCCGAAGGCGTCAGCCTGCTGTCTTCCAAGCAATCCGAAATAGGCAATATCATCCGTCAGCAAGGCATAGAAGCCGTGATTAACATGCTTAAGGAAAAAGCCATTGCCAAAGTGACCCGCAAAGACAAAGTCGAAAAGGTGGCTGCCCAGTGA
- the mlaD gene encoding outer membrane lipid asymmetry maintenance protein MlaD → MSTRKIEIWVGTFLLAGIAAFLVLVFKVANVEVKTNEGTYTLYARFANVGGLKVRSPVKVGGVVVGRVSAINLDPDKLEPVVTLTMDKRYAGFPETSSLAILTSGLLGEQFLGLVPGFVDDDVAILTDGDRIEDTRSALVLEDLIGQFLYSMGSKDK, encoded by the coding sequence ATGTCGACACGTAAAATAGAGATTTGGGTTGGAACCTTCCTGCTGGCCGGTATCGCTGCTTTTTTGGTGCTGGTGTTCAAGGTCGCCAATGTGGAAGTTAAAACAAACGAGGGCACTTATACCCTCTATGCCCGATTCGCCAATGTGGGCGGCCTTAAGGTGCGTTCACCTGTGAAGGTCGGTGGCGTGGTGGTGGGTCGTGTCAGTGCCATTAACCTGGATCCTGACAAGCTGGAACCCGTTGTGACTTTGACCATGGACAAGCGTTATGCCGGCTTTCCCGAAACCAGCAGCCTGGCGATACTGACCTCGGGCTTGTTGGGGGAGCAATTCCTTGGCCTGGTTCCCGGTTTTGTTGATGATGATGTCGCCATCCTGACCGATGGCGATCGTATTGAAGACACCCGTTCTGCACTGGTACTGGAGGATCTGATAGGTCAGTTCCTGTACAGTATGGGTTCCAAGGATAAATAG
- the mlaE gene encoding lipid asymmetry maintenance ABC transporter permease subunit MlaE, with protein MLIDLIARLGAGAIELVTGLGRAGVMLWRSVMRVPRPAKGTPLLIKQLYVVGVQSMVIILVSGLFIGMVLALQGYTILVDFGTEDSLGPMVSLSLLRELGPVVTALLFAGRAGSALTAEIGLMKTTEQLSSLEMMAIDPLRQIIAPRFWAGVISMPLLALLFTTVGIWGGHLVGVEWKGIDSGSFWSIMQAAVEWRQDIANCLIKSVVFAVVVTWIALYRGYEVVPNPEGISKATTSTVVQSSLAVLALDFLLTAIMFG; from the coding sequence GTGTTGATTGATTTAATCGCCCGCCTGGGTGCCGGAGCCATAGAACTGGTGACCGGCCTCGGTCGGGCCGGGGTTATGCTGTGGCGCTCAGTCATGCGGGTGCCAAGACCAGCCAAGGGCACGCCACTGCTGATCAAACAGCTTTACGTTGTAGGTGTGCAGTCCATGGTGATCATCCTGGTGTCCGGGTTGTTTATCGGCATGGTACTGGCATTGCAGGGCTACACGATTTTGGTGGATTTTGGCACCGAGGACAGCCTGGGCCCCATGGTGTCCCTGAGTCTGTTGCGGGAGCTGGGGCCTGTGGTAACGGCGCTGCTGTTTGCCGGTCGCGCCGGTTCGGCGCTGACGGCAGAAATTGGCCTGATGAAAACCACTGAACAGCTTTCCAGCCTGGAAATGATGGCCATAGATCCCCTGCGGCAGATAATCGCACCCAGATTCTGGGCCGGGGTGATCAGTATGCCGCTGCTGGCCTTGCTGTTCACCACTGTGGGTATTTGGGGGGGGCATTTGGTGGGCGTGGAATGGAAGGGCATCGACAGTGGCTCCTTCTGGTCCATTATGCAGGCCGCCGTTGAATGGCGGCAGGATATAGCCAACTGCCTGATTAAGAGCGTGGTCTTTGCCGTGGTAGTGACCTGGATAGCCCTGTATCGGGGTTACGAAGTGGTGCCCAATCCCGAGGGGATCAGCAAGGCCACCACCTCAACCGTGGTGCAGTCCAGCCTGGCGGTGTTGGCCCTGGATTTTTTGCTTACCGCTATCATGTTTGGTTAA
- the mlaF gene encoding phospholipid ABC transporter ATP-binding protein MlaF, whose translation MNQTASTLVEIRNLGFSRGERIIYDDISLRIPRGKVTAIMGPSGIGKTTLLKLIGGQLTPDQGQVLFDGVDVHQASRSELFELRKRMSMLFQSGALFTDMNVFDNTAFPLREHSGLPESIIRRIVLMKLEAVGLRGAAFLMPNELSGGMQRRAALARAIALEPEMVMYDEPFAGQDPISMGVLVKLIRELSDALNLTSVVVSHDVDEVLGIADYVYVIADRKVIAHGTPAELKQADNPQLKQFIGGEPDGPVPFHYPAADYKKELLGVD comes from the coding sequence ATGAATCAAACTGCCAGTACGCTGGTCGAAATCCGTAATCTGGGATTTAGCCGCGGCGAGCGGATTATTTATGACGATATCAGTTTACGCATTCCCAGGGGCAAGGTGACGGCCATCATGGGGCCCAGTGGCATAGGTAAAACCACGCTGCTGAAACTGATAGGGGGTCAATTGACTCCGGATCAGGGCCAGGTGCTGTTTGATGGTGTCGATGTGCATCAGGCCAGCCGCAGCGAACTGTTTGAACTGCGCAAGCGCATGAGCATGCTGTTCCAAAGCGGTGCCCTGTTTACCGATATGAATGTGTTTGATAACACAGCATTTCCACTGCGGGAGCACTCGGGGCTGCCGGAATCCATCATCCGCCGCATAGTGCTGATGAAGCTGGAGGCCGTGGGACTGCGCGGTGCTGCTTTCCTGATGCCCAATGAATTGTCCGGCGGTATGCAAAGGCGGGCGGCTTTGGCCCGCGCCATAGCGCTGGAGCCGGAAATGGTGATGTACGATGAGCCCTTTGCCGGCCAGGATCCCATTTCCATGGGGGTGCTGGTTAAGCTCATCAGGGAGTTATCCGATGCCCTCAATTTGACCTCGGTAGTGGTTTCCCACGATGTGGATGAGGTGCTTGGCATTGCCGACTATGTGTATGTGATAGCCGACCGCAAAGTCATAGCTCACGGTACGCCGGCCGAGCTGAAGCAGGCGGACAATCCGCAATTGAAGCAATTTATCGGTGGTGAGCCGGACGGTCCGGTGCCGTTTCATTATCCGGCCGCGGATTATAAGAAGGAGCTACTGGGTGTTGATTGA
- a CDS encoding calcium/sodium antiporter, with amino-acid sequence MLFNIFLLVTGLAVLVWSADKFVYGAAAFARNLGLPPILIGITIVGMGTSAPEMFVAATASMEGMMDTAIGNVLGSNIANITLILGLTALLGAIGVSSQTLKREIPMMLGGTVLAGVFLHDKILSRSEGMMLLAVFLALMAYLIWHALTSKEQDPLADEADSEIPKDVPTPKALMWLVVGIVLLPLAANWMVEGAVGIARIFGLSDLVIGLTIIAVGTSLPELAACVAGVLKKEDDLAIGNIVGSNIFNILAVLALPGLIAPGAIDAQAAGRDFYMVLATSAALALLVLTTGRKRQLQRWHGVVLLLLFGAYQYLLFQSHA; translated from the coding sequence ATGTTATTCAATATTTTCCTGTTGGTTACAGGCTTGGCCGTTTTGGTGTGGAGTGCCGATAAATTTGTTTATGGTGCCGCCGCTTTTGCCCGTAATTTAGGGCTCCCGCCCATTCTTATTGGTATAACCATTGTGGGTATGGGAACCTCTGCGCCTGAGATGTTTGTCGCCGCCACCGCCTCCATGGAAGGTATGATGGACACGGCCATTGGTAACGTACTGGGCTCCAACATCGCCAATATCACCCTGATCCTGGGCCTGACGGCCTTGCTGGGTGCCATAGGTGTCAGTTCCCAGACTCTCAAACGGGAAATTCCCATGATGCTGGGCGGCACAGTGCTCGCAGGCGTCTTTCTCCATGACAAGATTTTGAGCCGCAGTGAAGGAATGATGCTGCTGGCGGTTTTCCTGGCCCTGATGGCTTACCTCATCTGGCACGCCTTGACCAGCAAGGAGCAGGATCCTTTGGCCGATGAAGCCGACAGTGAGATCCCCAAGGATGTGCCTACACCCAAGGCGCTGATGTGGCTGGTTGTGGGTATAGTGCTGCTGCCACTGGCTGCCAACTGGATGGTGGAAGGCGCCGTTGGTATTGCCCGGATATTCGGACTGTCTGATCTGGTCATTGGCCTCACCATCATCGCCGTTGGCACCAGTCTGCCGGAACTGGCGGCCTGCGTTGCCGGGGTGCTGAAAAAGGAAGACGATCTCGCCATAGGCAATATCGTCGGTTCCAACATATTCAATATTCTGGCAGTGCTGGCGTTACCGGGCTTGATAGCGCCCGGCGCCATTGACGCCCAGGCTGCCGGACGTGACTTTTACATGGTACTGGCCACCAGCGCAGCCCTGGCACTGCTGGTATTGACCACGGGTCGCAAGCGTCAGTTGCAACGCTGGCATGGCGTCGTTCTACTGCTGCTCTTTGGCGCCTACCAATACCTGTTGTTCCAAAGCCACGCATAG
- a CDS encoding KpsF/GutQ family sugar-phosphate isomerase → MLDRKQLRQWGRKVIDIEKAALDNLYQFVDSDEFADACELILQCTGKVIVMGMGKSGHIGNKISATLASTGTPAFFVHPGEASHGDLGVLSSNDIVLAISNSGESSEILTLMPVIKRQGIPMIAMTGKPESTMAKLAQLHLCIKVQEEACPLGLAPTSSTTATLVMGDALAVALLQAKGFTKDDFALSHPGGALGRKLLLKVSDVMHKGDGLPLVGHDICITEALYEISKKGLGMTAIVDEDGRLEGIFTDGDLRRVIDAQINLRQTRIAEVMTRNCITTSADILAAQALKQMEDKNINGLIVVDADKRPIGALNMLDMVKAGVI, encoded by the coding sequence ATGCTAGACAGAAAGCAGCTGCGCCAATGGGGCAGAAAAGTCATCGATATAGAAAAAGCGGCGCTGGACAACCTGTACCAGTTCGTCGACAGCGATGAGTTTGCCGACGCCTGCGAACTGATACTGCAATGCACCGGTAAGGTGATAGTCATGGGCATGGGGAAATCCGGGCACATTGGCAACAAGATATCCGCCACCCTGGCCAGTACGGGTACACCGGCATTTTTCGTGCACCCCGGTGAAGCCAGCCATGGCGATCTGGGTGTACTGAGCAGCAATGACATAGTGCTGGCCATCTCCAATTCCGGTGAATCGAGCGAAATCCTGACCCTGATGCCTGTCATCAAGCGCCAGGGCATTCCCATGATAGCCATGACAGGCAAGCCCGAATCCACCATGGCCAAACTGGCGCAATTGCACCTTTGTATCAAGGTGCAGGAAGAAGCCTGCCCCCTCGGCTTGGCACCCACCTCCAGTACCACAGCCACTTTGGTGATGGGCGATGCACTGGCCGTGGCCCTGCTGCAGGCCAAGGGCTTTACCAAGGACGACTTTGCCCTGTCTCACCCGGGCGGCGCCCTGGGGCGCAAGTTACTGCTCAAGGTCAGTGATGTGATGCACAAGGGTGACGGCCTGCCTTTGGTGGGACACGATATCTGTATTACCGAGGCCCTCTACGAAATCTCCAAAAAAGGCCTGGGTATGACCGCCATTGTTGATGAAGACGGCCGTCTGGAAGGGATCTTTACCGACGGTGATCTCAGACGGGTGATAGACGCCCAGATTAATCTGAGACAAACCCGGATTGCCGAGGTCATGACCCGTAACTGCATCACCACCAGCGCAGACATTCTGGCGGCCCAGGCCCTGAAACAGATGGAAGACAAAAACATCAACGGCCTGATAGTGGTCGATGCCGACAAGCGTCCCATAGGCGCCCTCAATATGCTGGATATGGTCAAGGCAGGGGTGATCTGA
- the kdsC gene encoding 3-deoxy-manno-octulosonate-8-phosphatase KdsC translates to MREALYGPVSEANWQKAEQIKLLICDVDGVFSDGRIYLGNQGEELKAFHTRDGFGVKALLGAGIQVAVITGRKSQIVENRMKALGIKHIYQGVDNKFEPYEELLKLYGVTPAQTAYIGDDMVDLPVMQAVGLSVCVADGHPWVRRHADLVTYQGGGFGALRELADLLLMAQDKFDSAHGMSV, encoded by the coding sequence ATGAGAGAAGCACTCTATGGCCCGGTATCAGAGGCCAACTGGCAGAAAGCCGAACAGATAAAACTGCTGATCTGCGACGTAGACGGGGTATTCTCCGACGGTCGTATTTACCTGGGTAACCAGGGCGAAGAACTCAAGGCTTTCCACACCCGCGACGGTTTTGGGGTCAAGGCCCTGCTCGGCGCAGGTATCCAGGTAGCGGTGATCACAGGCCGCAAGTCACAGATTGTTGAGAACCGCATGAAGGCGCTCGGCATCAAGCACATCTATCAGGGCGTGGACAACAAGTTCGAACCCTATGAGGAGCTGCTGAAGCTCTACGGCGTTACCCCCGCACAGACAGCTTATATAGGCGATGACATGGTGGACTTGCCCGTCATGCAGGCGGTTGGCCTGTCGGTTTGTGTTGCCGATGGTCATCCCTGGGTCAGACGCCATGCGGACCTGGTCACTTATCAGGGTGGTGGATTTGGCGCTCTGCGGGAGCTGGCCGATCTGCTGCTGATGGCTCAGGACAAGTTTGATAGCGCCCACGGGATGAGCGTATGA
- the lptC gene encoding LPS export ABC transporter periplasmic protein LptC, giving the protein MNRVTLAIIAFFGTALLLYWQVQSKQNAGEGKQTSSQLLPDFVATELRSVEYNDKGQVSSKVSASYMEHFQASNITEFTEPVYLIYPNEGAAQWRLSASRGKLSKNSGKVVLEQDVQIQAISQQEPLQNLSTSYLELDLNTMIMTSNRPILVFGKGFNVTGQGLYADLNAQEVKLLSQVKGSYEPK; this is encoded by the coding sequence ATGAACCGGGTGACCCTGGCCATCATCGCCTTCTTCGGCACCGCGCTGCTGCTCTACTGGCAAGTGCAGTCGAAACAGAATGCGGGCGAAGGCAAGCAAACCTCATCCCAGCTGCTGCCGGACTTTGTCGCCACCGAACTGCGCAGTGTCGAGTACAATGACAAAGGCCAGGTCAGCAGCAAGGTGAGTGCCAGCTACATGGAGCATTTCCAGGCCAGCAACATTACCGAATTCACCGAGCCCGTGTATCTGATCTATCCCAATGAAGGCGCGGCCCAATGGCGTCTGTCTGCCAGTCGCGGCAAGCTCAGCAAAAACAGCGGCAAGGTGGTACTGGAACAGGATGTGCAAATCCAGGCAATCAGCCAACAGGAACCGCTGCAAAATCTATCCACCAGCTATCTGGAGCTGGATTTGAACACTATGATAATGACTTCGAACAGGCCAATTTTGGTCTTCGGCAAAGGATTCAATGTCACCGGCCAGGGCCTGTATGCCGATCTCAATGCCCAGGAAGTCAAACTGCTCAGTCAGGTAAAAGGAAGCTATGAACCCAAGTAA
- the lptA gene encoding lipopolysaccharide transport periplasmic protein LptA translates to MNPSKTLLALALCLCSTMATAKNNDLLQELKIAAATQFADIKNKRVVYGGPVLLTQGSLKITAQELSAYTDEASGQRVLVAKGKPATYSQTLDDGRQASASANEISYNMDNRTMTLTGNAKIEQDGSQVNADKIIYDIEKQQLKADSSQKGDERVITIIKPENYQEQLAPKPEEQEQDKEPVRQ, encoded by the coding sequence ATGAACCCAAGTAAAACCCTGCTGGCACTGGCACTGTGCCTGTGCAGCACCATGGCCACAGCCAAAAACAACGACCTGCTGCAGGAATTGAAAATTGCTGCCGCCACCCAATTTGCCGACATCAAGAACAAGCGGGTGGTCTATGGTGGGCCGGTACTGCTGACCCAGGGCAGCCTGAAGATCACCGCTCAGGAACTCAGTGCCTATACCGATGAAGCCTCAGGACAAAGGGTATTGGTGGCCAAGGGCAAGCCCGCCACCTACAGTCAGACCCTGGATGACGGCCGCCAGGCCAGCGCCAGTGCCAATGAGATCAGCTACAACATGGACAATCGCACCATGACGCTCACGGGCAATGCCAAAATTGAACAGGATGGCAGCCAGGTCAACGCCGACAAAATCATTTATGACATTGAAAAGCAGCAACTGAAGGCCGACAGCAGCCAAAAAGGCGATGAACGGGTGATCACCATCATCAAGCCGGAAAACTATCAGGAACAGTTGGCTCCCAAGCCCGAAGAACAAGAGCAGGATAAGGAGCCGGTTCGCCAATGA
- the lptB gene encoding LPS export ABC transporter ATP-binding protein — translation MTELILKASNLAKSYKNRTVVKDVSLSVRTGQVVGLLGPNGAGKTTTFYMVVGLVKSDKGSIHINEDDLTLDPMHLRARKGIGYLPQEASIFRKLSVHDNIMAVLQTRKDLDQDQREEELEQLLEEFHITHIRDNMGMSLSGGERRRVEIARALAANPRFILLDEPFAGVDPISVIDIKKIIEQLKSRGLGILITDHNVRETLDVCEKAYIVSHGNLIAEGTPAEILDNQQVRAVYLGEQFRL, via the coding sequence ATGACGGAACTGATCCTTAAGGCCAGCAATCTGGCCAAAAGCTACAAAAACCGCACCGTGGTCAAGGACGTCAGTCTCAGCGTGCGCACCGGCCAGGTGGTCGGTCTGCTGGGCCCCAATGGCGCCGGCAAAACCACCACCTTCTACATGGTGGTGGGGCTGGTGAAAAGTGACAAGGGCAGCATCCATATCAACGAAGATGACCTGACCCTGGACCCCATGCATCTGAGGGCTCGCAAGGGCATAGGCTACCTGCCCCAGGAAGCAAGCATTTTCCGTAAGCTGTCCGTGCACGACAACATCATGGCGGTACTGCAAACCCGCAAGGATCTGGACCAGGATCAGCGTGAAGAGGAACTGGAGCAGCTGCTGGAAGAGTTCCACATCACCCATATCCGCGACAACATGGGCATGTCTTTGTCCGGTGGTGAGCGGCGCCGGGTCGAAATCGCCCGTGCTCTGGCCGCCAATCCGCGCTTTATTCTGCTCGATGAACCCTTCGCCGGTGTCGACCCCATTTCGGTCATAGACATCAAGAAAATAATTGAGCAGCTCAAGAGTCGCGGCCTCGGCATATTAATCACGGATCACAACGTCAGAGAAACCCTTGATGTCTGTGAAAAAGCCTACATAGTCAGCCATGGCAACCTCATCGCCGAAGGCACCCCTGCCGAGATTCTGGACAATCAGCAGGTGCGGGCGGTGTACTTGGGTGAGCAATTCAGGCTATAG